GTATCATAAGGATCAGTGCTTGGACGTCATTCCTTGGAGCATAACAGGGATTAATGCTGGTACAACTGTTGAGAGTCAACgtaggaatcagtgctgggacccatGTCTGTGGGGTAGTGAAGAACAAGTCCTGGGACCCCTGCTTGTGGGGTATAacagggattagtgctgggaccCCTGTATGTGGGGTAGGAACAGAATCAGTCCTGATAACCCTGTTTGTGGGTTGAAGATGTTTTAGTGCTCTACCCCTGTCTATGGGGAATGAGATGTATCAGTGCTGGGCCCCCTGTCAGTGGGCATAATgaagatcagtgctgggacccctgTCTGTGGGACATGATAGGGATCAGTGCAGGGACCCCTGTCTGTGAAGTATCAGAGGGATGAGTGTTGTGTCCACTGTCTGTAGGGTATCaaagggatcagtactgggactcCTGACTGTGGGTAGGAGGGGGATCAGTGCTGCGATTCCTGTCTGTGGGGTATCACAGGGAACAATGCTGGTGCCTCAGCCTGTGGGGCATCATAGGATTCAATGCTGGGACCTTTTTCTGTGGGGAATAACATGGATCAATGCTGGAACCACTGACAGTGGGGAGGAGAGGGATAAGGTCTGAGACCCTTGTCTCTAGGCCATCACACGGATCATTGCTGAGATCCCTTTCTGTGAGGTATCACAGAGAACAATGCTGGGATCCCAGGATGTAGGGAATCACAGGGATATGTTTGGGACAACTGTCTGAGGGTAGGATAGGGATCAGTGCAGGAACCCCTGTTGGTGGAGTATCACAGGGATAATTGCTGGGATCCCTGAGTGTGGGACATCACAGTTGTATGTTCTGGGACCTCTGTGTGTGGGGTATGAGATGGATTAGGACTGGGACCTCTATCTGTGGGGAATCACAGAGATCCATGCTGGGACACCAGTCAGTGAGGCATTAAAGGGAACAGTGCTGTGACCCCTATCTGTGGGGTATCacggggatcagtgctgggactccTGTCTGTGGGGCAttacagggatcagtgttgggtcacCTGTCTGTGGGGtatcacagggatcagtgctgggactccTGTTTGTGGGTAGGAGTGATCAGTGCTGGGTGCCCTGTCTGTGGAATAGTagaggaatcagtgctgggatccCTGTCCATGAGGTAGGAGAGTGATCTGTGGTGGGACCCTGTCTGTGGGGTATCACAGGGATCACCACTGGTACCCCCTGTCTTGGGAGCATCgtggggatcagtgctgggacctctgTCAGTGGGGCATCACAGGGATCAGTGCAGGGACTCCTGTCTGTGGGTAGGagtgatcagtgctgggtcccctgtCTGTGGGATAGTagaggaatcagtgctgggatccCTGTCCATGAGGTAGGAGAGTGATCTGTGGTGGGACCCTGTCTGTGGGGTAtcacaaggatcagtgctggaatcCCTGTCTGTGATAGGAGATGGATCAGTGGTGTGTCCCCTGCATGTGGGGAATCATAGAATTCCATGTTGGGATCCCTATCTATAGGGTAGGAGagggattagtgctgggaccCTGGATTATGGGGCATCACAGGGATTATTGCCAGGACACCTATCTGTGGGGCATCACAGGGAACAGCGCTGGAAAGTATGTCTGTGGTGAATCAGGGAATCAGTGCTGAATCCCCTCCTATCCCCTGTCAGTGGGGTAGGAGGGGATTCAGTGCTGTGACCCTTTTCTGTGGGGCAtcacaaggatcagtgctggaatcCCTGTCTATGGGACATCActgggatctgtgctgggaccccTGTCTGTGGGTAGGAGTGATCAATGCTGGGTCCCTTATCTGTGAGATAGTAGATGATCAGGGCTGGGACCTATGTCCTGGGGTAGGAGAGGGTTCAGTAGTGGGACCCTTGTCTGTGGGGCATCACAGGGATAAGTGCTGTGACTCTTCTCTTTGGGTTTTCACAGAGAACAATGTTGGGACCCCTTTCTCTAGGGtatcacagggatcagtgctgggaaccCTGTCTGTGGGGTCAGAGAAGGTTCAGTGCTGTGACCCTCTATCTGTGGGGCAttacagggatcagtactggatcACTGTTTGTGGGAAATCACAGGCATCAGTGTTGGGACCCCTGTCTGTGGGGTATGATAGGATTCTCTGCTGTTACCCTTGTCTGTGGGGTAGGAGAGAAATCAGTACTGAGACCCCTATCTGTGGGGTATCACAAGGCACAGTGCTGGGACCCCTGTCTCTTGGATAGGAGAGGGCTCAGGACTGAGCTGTCCCACCATGGACCCATGGACACCATGGACACCATAGAAGCCACGATACACGCTAAAGAATAAAAACTGAATAGCGTGGAAACACTCAAATTCTTTGGGGTCCCTGTTCAACCATCTCAAAATGTATTATGTGTATGGACTACAACCAAAAGGTTTCATGGCAAGTCGTCATTTATGCCTCTAGTGCAATGTTTCTGAACCGGTATTCCCCAGAACCCTAGGGTTCTGCAAGAGGTCACTAGGGGTTCTGTGAGAAACAGTGATAAATAGGCTTATGTGTTTTTGagtatttttgtttaattttatattcataattttaCTATACATGGACGGAATATTGTTGGAAAATCCTTGGTTATAATAAAGGCTTCaacctcttatattatttaaaattataataatcACAGGGAATGTATTTAGCGATGTCTATATGGTGGCAGTGTGAAGCCGCCTTCACTGGTTAGTGGACGTGGTGGATTCATGTATCATTCAACCTCTTACATGTGTGAGCAAACCTTTTCTTATTTAACAAGTATCAAAAGCAAAGACAGAAATCATCTCCTTTCAGTTGAAAATGAAATCGTGTgtgtttatttaaagttcaacctCGAATTAAGTATTTGTGTAGCAAAAGACAAGCACAGGTTCCacattagaggagcaaatttcacTATTAAATCGGCTTCAAAAATAACATTTCCTTGGCCCATATATTTGTTCATAGGACAATGTACCTTGATTTCTCTTATGCCTTTCCAATAAACAATATGTTATTGTAATAGTTATCTGCTTTCATTCTGTTTATATGTGTTATACATATGTGATATTGGTTATTTATGGTTTTTTTTGGTGTGTGTGTTATTTTTGTGAATGAAAACTTCGGTGTGAGGTCTCATAAACAAgtagtatgattttttttttgcattgccaataaatttgacaaaaaaaagagtaatttttttttctgaaacaaGTTATCCgaaaaaatataatgtttacCCATGTGAactacaataaaaatatttaaaaaatagatattaataatggtatataataatttttatgcaggagttccctgagacatgaaaactatttcaagggttccacaagggtaaaaacattgagaaacactgctctagcAGGTAGTTCTAGCTGAGAATGTCATCTGCAGACCCTTGCTAGGACCACACCAGGAGGACTGTGACTGCTTCTGAGCCTTTTCCAGTGGGAGGTTAAATGACTTGGAGAAAGAGGAGGAGGATGATCAAAAATAATACTTGGGTTCAAAGGTTAAATTAGAAGAGATGACTGAAACTTGGATTGTAATATCTAGGATTTAGATGAATGTTGATtttcttaaatttctccagatttCAAGAGGAACTATTGGAGAGCCCGAAAGTCAGAGGCAGAGCTTTCTGAGGTGGTATGGGAACATTCCACACAGAGGGTGAGATGTTTTCAGCTTTCTTCTCCAAAATGTGACTGATTCAAGGACAGTTGTGAATTTTAAATTGAAGGTGGCAGAAGTATCTAGGAGTTAGTAGGTCTGCGAGAGAGAATGTGTTGCAGTGAAGCAAGTAAGGATTGGCTTTGGCAGTGGAAGCCAGCAAAGATGAGATGGGGAAAATGACCTCCTTctaaatcattaaaaaatataaaaggcaAAGCTGAGGTTAAATCTGTGTTTATCATCCTGAAATATTAATTTATGGGGACGGAAAGCAACCACATTGAATTGTTTCACATCAGCCATATTCTGCACAAttctacaccacagaaacaggcccttcggctcaacttgtccatgctaaccaagaACCCATAACTCTCTCaagctttcctatccatataaaTGTCTTGAATATTACAATGTCTCtgtctctaccatttcctctggaagTTCATTCAATATATATCCCCCTGATatgttttaaatctttcccctctcaccttaaatccatgcgCTCTAGTTTTAGCTTCCCCTACTCTGGGAATGAGGCTAAAGTTAGTTTTGCTATCCTTTAccttgattttataaatctctttcaggtcacccctcagactCCTCTGCTCCAGGGAGCAAAGTCGCAACCGATTCAGCCTCTCCTTTTAACTCAAGCCTTTCAAGGATTGCCCCACCTCATCTGCCCCTCCACTGAAAGTAAATAGTTAACAGCAGCCATGTTGCAGATTACTGCTCCACCAGAGAAAATCCTGCTGGATTTTTAATAATAATCGTGCACCTTTGTAGCTAATAATTAGCATTAACAAATGTCTTCATCCATTTCAGAATCACGGGGTCGGTACATGGTTAGTGGAAAAATGTTGCAGATTCCAATTCTATAGGAGTAAAAATTGCTAATTAACTGTCAGTGCTAGACATTGCTACTGACTAGTACTTGATAAtagaatatatttattaataatttgtGTGAGAAAATGTTACAAATCGGTGTTTTGATATTATAAATCGATAATTACACTAGATAATGCGACTGAATGATATTCCTTACGAGTGTCCATTGGTGGTAAATAGAACATGTTGCAATTAGCATTCCATCGCATTGGACATTACTGGTTAATTAAAATGTCGCCGAGTTGTATTATATAATGGTGGTGGTTAATATTCGGAACTCGTTAGAAAGGGAATGGGTCGTGAGCACAAGGAGTTAGTTGGCTCTGCGGTGGTCGCTCGTCCCTTACTTACCTGGCTGCTGATGAGATCCTCGCACACCGCCAGTGCCATCTGGATGGCGTTGGGCTTGTGAGTGACGGCCGTGGCGTTGAGCTGGATCTTCAGGGCGCCGTGCTTGCGGTTCGCCAGAGCCACCGcctccctgaagatgttctccgTCTTCTTGGTGCTGAGGACGGCGCCGATGTTCACCACCTTGGGCGCAGCGCCGGCTCCCGCCGGCAGCAGAGAGGCGGCGAGGAGCAGCGGGAGGAGGCGCCTCATCCTGCCGGTGCCCGGGGCCATGAACGATCCTGGGAGCCGGGGCGAGCCGCGCCGAGGCGAGCGATGCTCCGCCACCGCCGGCCGGCATGAGATGCTTCCCCAAGGTTGCAGCAATGCCGCATCCAGCTCCCGTCTGATTGGTGCCGCTGATGTTGCGAAAGTCCGTGTGATCATTGGTCCCGGCAGTGCCAGTCCTTACCCAGCCCCTGCATTATTGGCTGGGCACTGCCAATCCCAAACCCCATTCCCTCTCGCCTGGTTGCCATGGTACTTTCCGTCAAGGTACCCAGGCTGGGCATCTTATTTCAGCCTGACCTGAACTTCCACAGATAACCATCACAAATCTGACGCAGTCTCCTTCTCCCCCCGTCTCTAACTCCTGATTCCACGAAATTAGACATTAAAGCTCTGCTGCCCGAATATTCACTGTCCCTGTATTCATGTCAGTAACTAGTCCCTAGCAGGCACTGTATTAGTAATTAGTTCCTAACTAGTGCTGTATTCCTGCCAGTAACTAGTTATTAATAAACAGCCACCAAATTCTTGTGGGGAATGCCTAATCTGAAGGATGTGGttgcaatggagagggtgcagaggagatttacaaggatgctgtctggattggggtacatgccttatgaggatcagatttcagacttattgtcaaagtacatacatgacatcacatacaaccccgagattcctttgACCTGCAGGCTTGGTAGAATTtacactaattgatagtgcaaaaaaagttacacagcataaacatgtaaacagacaaagaactgtaaacagataacaaatgtaaacaaactgagtgattgcagaaagaacaaaaagaaaataaataaagtgcacaaataagagtacttaaatgagtctctaggcTTTTTCAGGTTCATTCTACACTCagtggacccatgattcagagccgaacaggagtgtgggtatgacaacggctttgtgaggtttttcagttggttgtttttccagattcttttgtgtagtcttccaaaggcgctatttgccttggcaaatctgttgtctatctctaccggcatcacctacggctcctagaacgctcccACCTGCgttgtactcgagatggcagaggccgacagcatcgaatccacgctgcgctgggtaggtcacgtctccagaatggaggaccatcgccttcccaagatcatgttctatggcgagctctccactggccaccgtgacagaggtgcaccaaagaagaggtacaaggactgcctaaagaaatctcttggtgcctgccacattgaccaccgccagtgggctgatctcgcctcaaaccgtgcatcttggcgcctcacagttcggcgggcagcaacctcctttgaagaagaccacagagcccaccttactgacgaaagacaaaggaggaaaaacccaacacccaaccccaaccaaccaattttcccctgcaaccactgcagccgtgtctgcctgtcccgcatcggacttgtcggccacaaacgagcctgcagctgacgtggacattacccctccataaatctttgtccgcgaagccaagccaaagaaaaaactacactaagaatgcgcctgaagaagcagaagcggccctttaaattgcagttcagatgGTAgcatttaaagcgcaacgctgaccacctgaaggacacagctgcacaggatgcggctctgagtacactccggctcctgcccagtgtcagctgtgatcagcagcctgaccctttaacatctgctttcagccagctgcattcaggtggctgggggagccactgagctgagctgattatccctctcggaggaggtttacatagctcgcctcaagagttgcattcaggtggcctcaaaacagccgcatattgcctaaagcTGCGACTTTACatgtggggcaattggccacctgaaagagagGGATGTTCAGCTCAGATCAGTGGCTCCCTCAGCCacttgaatgcagctggctgaaagcagatGATAAAAGGTTAGGTTGCTGACGTTGTCAGCCTGAGACCCCTGGTGTGAATCTTGAAGCACATTGTGCAGGCAGGCAAGTGCAGATTCAGTCATTTTGTTTAGCAGTGAAgggaaacagtggatttcaacaATGGCTCCAAGAAAGGCTAGTAATTGATCTGAAGAAAAGGTAAGACTGCTTCTTGACCATCTGACTCAGGAATCCCAGGAAAAGGAGCTCACTGGGACAGTTAGGGATGGTCCCACTTTTGAGTGGCTGTCTGGAGTGCTGCAGTAAAAATCAGATGGTCACGAAGCTGAAGAACATGAGGAAAACATTTCACGCAGTCCTGGACCACAACAGGAGGAGTGGCAATGGGCGCAAGGAATGGCAGTACTTTGACCAGTGCCACAGTCTCTGGGGGGGCTAGCTGCTCAGCTACTCCCTTGAATGTAGGCAGCGCTCTCGTGACCCCTGAATCCCCAGAGCTCATCCCTGAAGGGATCTCAGGGTTCACACAGAGGCAATGAAGGAGACATGCCggtccaggaggaggaggaggccacCGCTGAGGACCCGGCAGCCACAGATTTGGATGCCTCTGAGAGAGAAAACACAGAGGTCACTGTCCCTGGAAGTGGCGAGGTGGCACTCTCAACAGAGAACACAGGTACAGTAGCATTGAGGCTGTGTTTATGGAGAAGCACTTAAGTCCAATGCTGATGCACGTTTCCTATTTCCACCCacagcctctggtcccagacACAAGCGCCAGTGACTGTCAAAGGGGTAGCTTCTCATGAAGGAGCTGCAGGCGATGATGTTGGCACTTGACAGGGAGGACAGTGAGAGAAACTGCCAGTGTGCAGAGGAGGTGCTGGATCACGAGAGAGTCATGCTTGCCAACCAGAGGGAGGATGAGGAAGCAATGCGCCACTCCGAAATGGAGAAGTTTGCCCAGTCAATGTCTGAGTTTGCAGCTTCCCTGCGGGGACTGAGTGCCGCAATGGACAGGCAGTCAGTCATCTTCAACAGATTGGTCATGCGATTGGAGGCCTCCCCATCCCAATTCCCACAGTCATATGGTCAGCCTCATCCCATGTACCTGGCCCCTCCATCCAGTatgccatttcattccacacCAGTGCATCACAGTAGTGGACACTTTGGCATGACTGATATGCTGGGGTCCGGTACCAGTtcctcatccccccccccaccccccaacacgtTCCTCTCAATGCTGGAATGAGGTTTGTGTCGGAATATACATCCTTAATGCTGCTAACTCACTGTTCACATGAAGCCCCTCATAAGTGAAATATTATGTGCGACACTTTAAggatggaaacactcagcagtgaGATGCTAATGGTGCCGGGTggttgtgtgtgttgtgtttaCTGTTTTAGTGTTTGATCTACTGTGTTCAAGAGTGGAGTGGATTTGTAGTGTTATTTGTCCATTCCATGGTTTCCTTCGAGTTTAAGaatgatgtgaaatgttaacATTGCGATATCTACCTCAGATATTTTATGAAGCTTTGTGATTTCTCAAAGAATgtcttttataaaatttttgacaagcacacaagtcACGTTTCATTTATATGCACCCGTTCATTCGCGAGAGCACATAATATGCCAGGCAGCAGGCTCATGTCACcacattgggtggggagggtggagggggggttaCAAGTCATGGAAAATGGGGAGCTGGGTAGCAGGGGGTACCCTTACAGGATGGACTTGATGGCAGAATGAATGGCCTGGTGGCCATGGCCCTGCTGATCAGTACAATCTGCGCTAttgggtgcaggaccatctgcttcaaccaatgaccactctgaagggaagtcttccttgttaatctcacatatattgtgcagtacacagcaggcaaacacaacatctgggactAAGGTGGTAGAGATATCTAGATACTTGGACAGGCATCGCCACTGGCCTTTTAGACGGCCaaatgcatgttccaccactatccttgctgaattaagggccttgttaaattTTCGCTGATTCTGATCCAGTACTCagtgctgtgtgaaccccttcatcagccagcttcaTAGGGAGTATGCTGCATCACCCACAAGAAGAAGCgctggaacctccactccctcaacATTGTAGGATACCTGCAGGCAGAACGATGCAGACATGTAGTTAATTCATGTACCTGAACGTTGACACAGCAAGCATGCATAACATTTGAAACACAGAGCTTTGAAGGGTGAACACTCACATCATGTAGGAACAGGTATCTGCCCTGGTCCTCTGCTTTTCTATACAGAAGAGAGTTGACAAGCACTCGGGCATCATGCATGCTGCCCGGCAACCCCACAAACACATTTGAGAAGCTGTAACATGAATGAAAATCACAATGGAAATCATACAGTGAAGCTATAGTCATTGGAAATATGATGTGATGTACATCAATAGAGGTTTAACTCACCAGAATCTGTGATCTACCACTGCTTGCAGAACCACCGAATGCCACCCgttgcgattgtagtaggctgcagcatcCACGCTGGGTGTGAtcatgggaatgtgtgacccatcaatggcaccaggacacattgggtatcccctttggGCGAAGCCATCAATGGTCTCCTGGAGACGTGTTCCACTTGGCAGAGTGATGCAACGTTTACCGAGGAACTTCCTCAAGGCGGCAgtcacctcctgcaccaccatgcacacggtgctgacgcctattccaaagatggtactgatggatcgatactcacaaggggtggcataccaccacaaggcCACAGCTAATCGAAGTCCAGACTCCAATTGTCTCTGCAAGACTGGTCTATGTGCCTTCAGGTGAGGTTCTATGAGTTCCAGCACGAAGTGAAAGGTGCCACGCGACATACAAAAGTGTCTGCTCCAATCAGCATCATCAAATTTAgtgaggacattactccagaacCAGTGTCTTGTGGTCGGTTCAACCTTCAGAGAGTCTGATGTATCACCATAGCTAATTAACTGACCAGCAGCATCCACCTTCGTCTGTGGTGCTTACGCTCCATGCACCTTTCGACCACTAACTGCTGTCTTCTTGCCCTCAACCTTTGCAGGAACCTTCTCCTGATTGCACCCATGCGATTTTCAGATCTCAAGGGTGATTGAAGAGCTTCAACAGCACAAATAGCCTTACCAAGGATTTGCCATATCTCATTCTGAACACTCAGAAATGCTGAAATCATCATCATTATGTCTCCTTCCTGCACAAGGTCGGCCATTGTCCTGTGTTCCTTCTTGTCATGCTCAAAATGACATCACGTCAGTGGATGGGATCATAGCtaacactgggcaggagccagagtgtgctcagagccgcatcctgtgcagctgtgtccttcaggtggccagcgttgcactttaaacactgccacctgaatggcaatttaaagggccacttctTGTTCTTCAAgagcattcttagcgtagaatgcacctgaaaaagcctattgaggggtttgatggtggaggggtagcagctgttcctgaacctggtggtgtgagtcttgtggcacctatacctctatcCTGAGTGAACCTGGTTTATTCTCCTTGAGGGACAGAGGAtgagggtgacctgatagaggtgtataagataatgagaggcattgatcttgTGGATAGCCAGCTTTTTTCCTAGGGCTGAAAACgctaacatgagggggcatagttttaagatgcaatacacaaaagtgcaggagaaactcagcaggtcacacagcatccaaaggaagcaaAGGCTGATAACCAACATTTAGGACCTGAGCCCATTAGTCAAGGcatgagcagaaagcagacaggcatctgaataaaacatgtgggaagagggaagaaggggcaggggaggtgcacaggccaacaggtaagatgtcataggtggatatgggtggtagagcagaagagaaaaaaaagttgagatgagagaatggagaaggaagggggtgggagctggaggaaaggagacagagggaaagggaaagagagagaaagatagtaGAGGGGCCTAagtgaaactggagaagttgatgataATGCAATctagttggagaatgcccaggtggaatattagttgttcctccaatttgtaggtggcctCTGATTGGCAATGCATGCTGCCATTTATAGACATGTTAGCATGGGAATGGGatgtaaaattgaaatggttggctactgggaggtcctcattattgcagcaaacagagtgaagctgctccacaaaatgatctcccagaatGTGTTCTGTTTCTCTAATGTAGATGAACCACAACAAGAACACCAGGTACAGTAGAtgccccctgcagattcacaagtgaagtgttgcttcatttggaaggtctGCTTTGGGTACTATGtattggtgagggaggaggtgtgagtgcaagtgtagcatttcacGTGGTCACTGGCAGGTAACGAGGGGTGTTTCGtcagaagggatgagtggatgagggagtcactgaCGCTAAACACAGATTGGGAGTCCCTTCAAAGATGTCAAGTGACTGATAATCCTGCCACTTCCTCTGATGCTGCCACCTCCTGTGACCTGTAACCTCTGTAGTTTCGCAGCCTCCTGACCATTCCAGTGGACAACCTGAACTTCTGTACTCTGCTTCTGCCCTTTGTTCCAACCCCCTATAGTGAATGGAAAGTTGTCAGCACCTGAGCTCCTTCAGGAGTCCTGCTCGCCATTGGTACCTTCATGTATCCTAGACCTGTTACATGGTACCCATTGCCCTCTTAATCACCTGCCCACCTACATGCTTACCCATATTAGCTGTTGCATCAGAACTCTAGTCCTTGCTGCACCTTCCCCTTTCCACATCTGCCATCACTTTCTTTTGTCATGAACTAAAAAACCTCTCCACTTTGCTAAGGACAGAAaagagactttgttagcactaacaaaggaacagcaatgacaAAACTTCAGCAGGTTATGGTAAATTCAAAGTATCCGTTTTTAATTAAATCAATAATAACATGACATTTTACTGTTGCATTTTTTATCTCTAACTTAAACCTCGTGTGTTTTAAAGTCCCAAACTctgaaaaatcaattttaaaacttCAGGATGATTTTAGCCTAGCttaaaggtcttaaattttcagatcagaaataattatgaagcaTTTTAAACATTGCATTTTCATGCCTCATTAAAgtcacaattcttttgatgattTGTCTTTCAGAGAAATTTTCTTCACAAAAGTGTTTTCTTCTCTTTAATGAAgaatttggaatctgtgttccaaGCGATGAAACTGCCTAAAGCTATAccatcaaccccctccccctcattgctgctgtcccctccctcctttctctactTATCATCTCCTATCTTGCcaaccccctttccccctcctatCATTTTGTTTGGActcttgccagcattttctcatactttgatgaagggctcaagcctgaaatgtcactgtcattttctcctcttttccccctcctttccctccctccttcagcccctcccccccaccccacccactcaacgttcagcatatatgatacattaaacccattaaacaatgtcctcacacaatgaaaataaacaagaaaattgtgtcatctacttttacatactgggtcagttcatttcgtcttcttctccttttgtcattttaggtggtggaggtctgcggtaggacttctctgttgttttccatgtatggttcccaaatttgtttgaatactgtgatgttatttcttaaattatatgtaattttttccaatggaatacatttattcatttctatgtaccattgctgtattctcaggcaatcttctgatttccaggttgacataatacatttttttgctacagcgaagactatcataataaatctttctttgtgctccatccaaatcgagtccaagttctttacttcttctattacttagaagaaagatctctgggttttttggtatgttgctttttgtgattttatttaattcctgatttagatcttcccaaaacttttccactttctcacatgcccaaattgcatgtactgttgttcccttttgcttcttacagcgaaaacatctatctgatactggtgggtcccatttatttaacttttggggtgtggtgtatagcctgtgtaaccaattatattgtatcatgcgtaacttcgtgtttattgtatttctcatagttccggagcatagcttttcccatgtttcattctttatctttatgtttagatcttgttcccatttttgtttgggtttacagcttgtttcctcgttctctttctcttgcagtttgatgtacatgtttgttataaatattttaattatcattgtgtctgtaatcacatattcaaaattgcttccttctggtaacctcagcctgcttcccaatttgtccttcaagtaggttttcaattggtagtatgcaaacattgtactgtgagttataccatatttgcacttcatttgttcaaaagataataatttatttcccgaaaaacaattttctattcttttgatccctttcctctcccattctctaaaggaaaggttatctattgtgaaggggattagttgattttgcatcaatattaattttggtagttgatcatttgtttta
The Narcine bancroftii isolate sNarBan1 chromosome 1, sNarBan1.hap1, whole genome shotgun sequence genome window above contains:
- the LOC138744345 gene encoding uncharacterized protein → MSRGTFHFVLELIEPHLKAHRPVLQRQLESGLRLAVALWWYATPCEYRSISTIFGIGVSTVCMVVQEVTAALRKFLGKRCITLPSGTRLQETIDGFAQRGYPMCPGAIDGSHIPMITPSVDAAAYYNRNGWHSVVLQAVVDHRFCFSNVFVGLPGSMHDARVLVNSLLYRKAEDQGRYLFLHDVSVHPSKLCVSNVMHACCVNVQNQRKFNKALNSARIVVEHAFGRLKGQWRCLSKYLDISTTLVPDVVFACCVLHNICEINKEDFPSEWSLVEADGPAPNSADCTDQQGHGHQAIHSAIKSIL